One segment of uncultured Tolumonas sp. DNA contains the following:
- a CDS encoding NifB/NifX family molybdenum-iron cluster-binding protein, with protein MSKKIGHLKVAVCSKNLTHVDSAFSFSRQVVFYDVSYDSIEFIDVARFASPPRRSEAAAAAPKQPNGTGKKGGCCMAEIGGSEVDQLSMRVASLEGCDVMFCVGLNDLAAVRIRDAGVFPVKMEASREIDEVLSSLQWRMNHNPPLWIRRLLGYGNQNSEYRVAVGAV; from the coding sequence ATGTCGAAAAAAATCGGCCATTTGAAAGTTGCTGTTTGCAGCAAAAACTTAACCCACGTTGATTCCGCATTTTCATTCTCGCGTCAGGTTGTTTTTTATGACGTCAGTTATGACAGCATCGAATTTATCGACGTTGCTCGCTTTGCATCACCACCACGCCGTAGCGAAGCCGCAGCAGCAGCCCCGAAACAACCCAATGGAACCGGTAAAAAAGGGGGTTGCTGTATGGCTGAGATAGGCGGTAGTGAAGTCGATCAACTGTCAATGCGTGTCGCCAGTTTAGAAGGATGTGATGTCATGTTCTGCGTTGGCCTGAATGATCTGGCTGCTGTGCGTATTCGCGATGCTGGCGTTTTCCCAGTAAAAATGGAAGCCTCACGCGAGATTGATGAAGTGCTTTCATCATTGCAGTGGCGAATGAATCACAACCCGCCACTGTGGATCAGACGCCTACTGGGTTATGGCAATCAAAACTCTGAATATCGTGTTGCTGTTGGTGCCGTATAA
- a CDS encoding nitrogenase component 1, with translation MSCDCTTTEKKCGEVNAHKKERSGVINPMLDCQPAGAQYACIGIQDCIPLVHGGQGCCMFVRLLLAQHFKENFDIASSSLHEDSAVFGGVQRIQDGVMVLAKRYPELRIIPIITTCSTEVIGDDIEGTIRLCNKALKEEFPDRDIHLVAVHTPSFKGSHVSGYDEAMKALVKTLGKKGKPTGKINLFTGFVNPGDVELMKHYLSEMQIDGTVFMDTTTFESPMLPGKEIKTRGNTTVEDFQNSANAIGTISLARYESDTAAKALFEEFEVPMIPTATPYGIKNTDLLLQNLSELTGKPIPESLVHERGLALDALADLTHMFFANKKVAIFGHADQVLGLAEFCMEMEMEPVLLLLGDDNSRYKKDTRIAELKKSVNFDMEIVFNADLWELENRVKNGLKLDLILGHSKGRYVAIDNNIPMVRVGFPTFDRAGLYRKPTMGYRGAMELAEQIANTLFAHMEYTHNKEWILNTW, from the coding sequence ATGTCTTGTGATTGCACAACAACCGAAAAGAAATGCGGCGAAGTTAACGCCCATAAAAAAGAGCGTTCCGGGGTTATTAACCCAATGCTCGATTGCCAGCCTGCTGGCGCTCAATATGCCTGCATCGGTATTCAGGATTGTATCCCGTTAGTACACGGTGGTCAGGGTTGCTGTATGTTTGTGCGTCTGTTGTTAGCACAACATTTTAAAGAAAACTTTGACATTGCTTCTTCATCTTTACATGAAGACTCTGCGGTGTTCGGTGGTGTGCAGCGTATTCAAGATGGCGTGATGGTGCTGGCGAAACGCTACCCTGAACTGCGCATCATCCCGATCATTACGACCTGTTCTACCGAAGTTATCGGTGATGACATCGAAGGAACAATTCGTCTGTGTAACAAAGCACTGAAAGAAGAGTTCCCTGATCGTGACATTCATCTGGTTGCTGTGCACACACCAAGCTTTAAAGGTAGCCATGTCAGTGGTTACGACGAAGCAATGAAAGCACTGGTGAAAACACTGGGCAAAAAAGGCAAACCAACTGGCAAAATTAACCTGTTCACCGGTTTTGTTAACCCTGGTGATGTAGAGCTGATGAAGCACTACCTGTCTGAAATGCAGATCGACGGTACGGTATTTATGGATACCACCACTTTCGAATCGCCAATGCTGCCAGGTAAAGAGATCAAAACTCGCGGTAACACCACGGTAGAAGATTTCCAGAACAGCGCTAACGCGATTGGGACTATCAGCTTGGCTCGTTACGAATCTGACACCGCCGCAAAAGCGTTGTTTGAAGAGTTTGAAGTACCAATGATCCCAACAGCTACACCTTATGGCATCAAAAATACCGATCTGTTGCTGCAAAATTTAAGCGAACTGACCGGTAAACCAATCCCTGAATCATTAGTGCATGAGCGTGGTTTGGCACTGGATGCCTTGGCTGACTTAACCCACATGTTCTTTGCCAACAAAAAAGTGGCCATTTTCGGTCATGCGGACCAAGTGCTGGGTCTGGCTGAGTTCTGTATGGAAATGGAAATGGAGCCTGTGTTGCTACTGTTAGGTGACGACAACTCACGCTATAAAAAAGACACCCGTATTGCTGAACTGAAAAAATCAGTGAATTTCGATATGGAAATCGTCTTCAACGCGGATCTGTGGGAACTGGAAAACCGCGTTAAAAATGGCCTGAAACTTGACCTGATCTTAGGTCATTCCAAAGGTCGTTACGTGGCAATCGACAACAACATTCCAATGGTGCGGGTTGGATTCCCAACCTTCGACCGTGCTGGTTTATACCGTAAACCAACAATGGGATATCGCGGTGCCATGGAGTTAGCAGAACAAATTGCTAACACCTTGTTTGCCCACATGGAATACACCCATAACAAAGAGTGGATCCTGAATACGTGGTAA
- the vnfG gene encoding V-containing nitrogenase subunit delta, with the protein MEQNITELYNYVQERCLWQFFSRSWDRKENIDGIMAQAKKLFAGEEPNAETPDARCHLADAKLMVADFKSRFPWVKETSFADISLMLDGLAAKLTDTVITGSKNRELNDRLY; encoded by the coding sequence ATGGAACAGAACATCACTGAACTTTACAACTACGTGCAAGAGCGCTGCCTGTGGCAATTCTTCTCCCGTAGCTGGGATCGCAAAGAAAACATCGACGGCATCATGGCGCAGGCAAAAAAACTGTTTGCCGGAGAAGAGCCGAATGCTGAGACCCCTGATGCGCGTTGTCATCTGGCGGATGCCAAGCTGATGGTTGCTGATTTCAAATCCCGTTTCCCTTGGGTGAAAGAAACCAGTTTTGCTGATATCAGCCTTATGCTCGATGGTCTGGCCGCAAAATTGACTGACACCGTTATCACCGGTTCTAAGAACCGTGAGCTTAACGACAGACTGTATTAA
- a CDS encoding electron transfer flavoprotein subunit alpha/FixB family protein, translated as MSILVIAEHTAGQLTQATLRVLGAVSHWHLPVHLLLAATAEEMPALRQQTTQFSFIDELLIAESSRFHWPEPSTFAELLKPLLIKYQAMVIPHQLDMVTALGVLSGQEGSPLVADIVGFGENNHQQLPASFLTAYYDQQAWCWIERANGSNACLLLTLQAGRFALPDLHNSRLTPMPVQKLVVSESSLAAKTLDHEKATSQSQRLDEAKIVIAGGRPLGKRFMQTIKPLASRLSASIGATRGAVDAGLVPFTCQIGQTGSHIAPELYIAVGLSGAPQHVAGIGQSRVIVAINKDVSAPICQMADYILQGDMFELLPQFCEAIDHKNVAQIAEPVS; from the coding sequence ATGAGTATTTTAGTCATTGCCGAACACACGGCAGGGCAACTGACACAAGCGACACTACGTGTTTTAGGAGCTGTCAGTCACTGGCACTTACCCGTGCATCTGTTGTTAGCGGCTACCGCTGAAGAGATGCCAGCTTTGCGGCAGCAAACGACGCAATTTTCGTTTATCGATGAACTTTTGATCGCCGAGTCATCGCGCTTTCACTGGCCCGAGCCATCAACTTTTGCTGAGTTACTAAAACCGTTACTTATAAAGTATCAAGCCATGGTAATTCCGCATCAATTAGATATGGTCACTGCGCTGGGAGTGCTGTCTGGTCAAGAAGGCTCACCATTGGTAGCAGACATTGTGGGGTTTGGAGAAAACAACCACCAACAGTTACCCGCGTCGTTCCTGACTGCATATTACGATCAGCAGGCATGGTGTTGGATTGAACGTGCCAATGGCAGTAACGCTTGTCTATTGCTAACACTTCAAGCGGGCCGTTTTGCATTACCTGATCTGCATAATTCACGATTAACGCCAATGCCAGTGCAGAAATTGGTTGTTTCGGAATCGTCACTAGCAGCGAAGACCCTGGACCATGAAAAAGCAACAAGTCAGAGCCAGCGTCTCGATGAAGCGAAAATTGTTATTGCTGGCGGTCGACCTTTAGGCAAACGGTTTATGCAAACGATCAAACCGCTCGCGTCTCGGCTTTCCGCATCGATTGGTGCAACGCGTGGGGCTGTCGATGCTGGCTTAGTGCCTTTCACTTGTCAGATTGGGCAAACGGGCTCTCATATTGCGCCAGAGCTCTACATCGCTGTCGGGCTATCAGGGGCTCCACAACATGTGGCAGGCATAGGGCAAAGCCGAGTCATTGTCGCAATTAACAAAGATGTATCAGCGCCCATTTGTCAGATGGCAGATTACATTTTGCAGGGTGACATGTTTGAGTTATTACCACAGTTTTGTGAGGCGATTGATCATAAAAATGTAGCGCAAATAGCGGAGCCAGTCTCTTGA